The stretch of DNA CAGGTGGTGCTGAGCTTCACGACCTGCTCGACAGCGAGGGCCTGCGCCAAGCACTTATTTTGGCTCTAGCACAGCAGCTGATAGGCCCGCAGGTCAGCCAGCTTTCGGTCGATCAGATACTTATCGTCCTGGATTTGGCAGTTAAGCTTGCTGCCAGCCTCCAGTCCAGTGATAGTCATTCTGAGCTTCATGAGCAGGCCACTACAGCTGCGATTTCGTTGATAGACTCATCTCCTCCTAATGTGACTTCGGGCGCTTGTGGTGGGCAAACATTGGCTGACGACCTCTTCGGAGATGCCACTTCATCATCTGGCTCCGGTGCATCATGCCGACAGGCTCTCCTCGACGACGTCTATCCCGGGGCAACGCAGGCACTCATTGCCCAGCTGAAAAAGTTGGCTCTGTCAGACTCCTATGATGAAAATTCGGGCTCCTCGCCGGCTGGTGGAGAAATCCTTGATAACGCAGAGGCTTCACGACTGAGCATCTTGCAAGGCGGTGGCGTTCTGTGGAGTACGAGCACCTCTCCAGTCGTAGGTGACTCCTCTTCCCGATCGTCAGTGCATCTCTCTGGTCATAGCCCCGATCACCTTCGCCTCGACGAACCTTTATCCTCAGGCAACGGGCGGTCAGTGACACAATCTGGAGCCCAACCACCGGCCACCATAGTCGAGGACGGATTGAGGTCTGAGCAAAAGGCGAGCGTCTCTGACCATGATATCGCTGAGCGTGTAAGAATTAGCCTGCTAGGGGCGCTCGCTGACGCGGGTTGCCAGCTGCCAGAGCAGGCAAATTCTGCATGCCCGTTGCCGGAAACGCTCGAATTGGAGTCGCCCCGCGGGACTCTGCGTGGATCTGTAGGCACTGGACAGGGGTTCTCGTTGCCAGGGGCAGCCGGAAGTGTGCAAAAACGTTCTTCCGATTATGGCACACGACAAGGCGATGACGTATTTTCTCCGCAGACGACTACATGCTCACCAACTCCGTTCACCGGTCAGGTCTGCTCGCCCCAATCTCGCACGGCTGCTTGCACACCAGCGCCCCCTCCATCATTTTCTATTAATACATCAATTGATAACGTAAAGCAGGTTCTGCAAACCATGCAGCAGCGAACCCGAGCTGATCTGCAACACAACAGGGACCTAGCAGACCGACAGAAAAATGCGGCGTGCTCTGTCGTAGGCGCACTGCATCTCGAAACAGAGCTTCCTTCGCCAAAAATACGAGACAGGGTTACACGGCCCGATCTGGCGTGGCGGTAGAAACGTTTCGGAGCCGCAACACAAGCCACGCCATTTAGAAATATTTTTCGGCCGTCAACAGATCCCAGAATGGCACAGTAGCCCGTGAAATGTCATAAAACCAGATGTATTTGGCGTAGCGTTCGCGCTCTTGTGCaactttttttttctgctaTTATTTATCCGGCCGCGACGTCTGTCTTTTCCGGTTCGGGCTACCAGTCTAGGATTTTGGGCGGAAAGGCGGCAAGCCATGCCACTGCGAGGCATCATCCAAAGATGGCTTCTGGCCCGGCCTCCGAACCCAATATCTGCTGGTTCTATCGAAATTACTCCTGTGTTTAGGATGCTGGGAGAGGGGCACGAGCTCATGTGGCTACCTAGACCTCTCAGACCTCGCGCCTTACACTTTCGTGTTAGGTGGGAAGAATGAAGCCTGGCTCCAAAGTCTTACCCCGCGCACTAGTCCATGGCTTTCGGAGGAAGCCtaggcgctgccggcgccatGGCGGTGGTTACGCCACAGAATCGAGTTTGTTGCTTTCAGAAACACCACTGTACTATCGTGGGAGAGTCTCCGCCAGGGACGCGTGATTTGTTGTCAGCAGTGCCTGCTCAACACAACGGTGCGCGGTGGATGGCATGTCTTATCAAGAAGACACCATGCAGTGTGTATACTGTCTTCCAATGTGCTGTAAAGCTCTCATACGAGGGTAGAAACTCGCGGCAGACCGAGAATTTTGCTGCAAACATGTGGCCGCTGCTAGTTCTTAGTACGCTAATGCAGGAAACTAATTGTGGACCCTAGTCTGCCAAACTAAAGAGGCGACGCAATATACGAAGAGATTCCCTGTATCTTAACGCAGGTCGTACCTATGGTAATTCTTCCCTGGATCTTAGCACTTGCTGCTGTTGACAAACTCATCAATAAAACAACACTACATTTAACCGAGTGGTTTTCGAACCTTAACAGCGCCTTCAGTAGCTTCTGACGTGGAACCGATCCTGTATTATATACGCACCGCATGCTGCTCTGCGAGCACCTCAACGCTTATCATCGTTGTTGAAGAGTGAAACAGCTTGAAGCTCCATGAAAAAAAGTCTACGTTTATTCTTGCTTTTTCCCCAATTTTGTTCTCTTTTCCCGACGTGCCCGAACAGCAAATAGCTATACGGTGGAAAGCCCTTCCAAAATCGCAGAAGGCGTGCACGTAGAAGGTGGTCCGGGAACCTGTTGGCACGCTGTCCAGtcagaggagacacgcatCACCGAACGGTATGACACCACAGAAGaactcgccctcgcgctcgttCTTTATTCCAACCTACTACTccacagaggcgcagctgaaggaCTACGCGTCACAGTTACGCTGTTAAAACACACTGTCGAGCAGCGACGACAACACGTCGCCCTATACAGCCGTATGCCCTTACGACCAGCAAATGCGTTACTGCCATTTGAAGCGGCGGGTGATTAAGCAAGGGTGAGGCTTACTCAGATGGGTGGACACGAAGTTATTCGTATGCACACAATAAATAGCAGCCTCCCGCTCATccggcctgctgcagccgctcccCCTCCGATGACCGCCGGGGTATATAAATTGACTTCGTGCAACGTGACAAGTTCCCGTGGCATAGTTCCCCAACAGAAACTGGGGGCAAATGGGAGTCTGATACAGCGCTCACATATGCCAAGCCAGATTCGGGCTGCGTTACCATATGTCCACACCAGCGCATGTATGGTGCCGCCGCGCAAGGCCTGTTTGCTTGATCCTGAGACGTCTACTAAGTATAGCACGAATCCCCGAGGCAGATTTCTGCTTGATCATTTTGGACGATTCAGTTCTTGGTCGGGACGAAACTGATTGAAGCTCCAAAATTGTTCGCGAACGCAACGAACTCCGAGGGTTCCATGGTGGAGACGTCGAACTTGGTAGTGTTGTCAGCAACGACAGCAACCAGGTCCATATCTTTCTTTTCAACAGGAGTATCAGCTTCCAGAAGACGGATCTGCGAACCCATTGCACATACTTAGCCCGACGGTTATGTACAGAGTATTGGCAGCTGATAAGCACACTGAGCCACGAGGTAACGTCGAAAGTCGTACGCTGGCACCTAACGATAACAACGTCTGCGTGGTATCTGCGACCCGCCTTTCAACTGTAGATGCAATATGTTGACCCAGCTCCTGCGGGCGGAACACCTGACGAGGTGATTTCTATCACCGTGTATACGTCGGGAAGAGCCTGGCAATTACATATTTGCCGCATACTCTTCATCTTGAAGGGCCTCAGGCCTTGAGAAATTGTTGGGGTATCAGATGCACGGTGTGCAGCAACTCTGCCTCGAATAATATCTACTGACTTCTGTTTTCCTCACCTTCTTCTGCGTAAGCAAAACGACCTTGACTGTCGGCGGTGGCTGAATTGTCGCCGCAGGAAGAACAACAAGGGAGCCCGCCCAGGCGTCCATCTGCTTCACGAATGTCGCCCACCCATCGTAATACGCTTTGCGATCAGCGACAAAGCTGCTCTGCATGCTTTGCTGCGAAAGGAACAGGCAGATGCGGCATTCCGTCAACTCGCGATTAAAAAACTTCTGATCACTACACACGACCCCTGACCTGCCGCCCCTCTCGCTAATATTCGTCCCTAAACTCGGCACACACCCCTAGAAACACGCTGTCGACGAAACACGCGGCCAGCAAAGCGAGTGTATCGATCACTGCTGTACGACGATCCACAAAACCTAcctcgaggccgctgcaCAGGGGTTCGACGCCGTCTTTCTTTTGAAACTTGAACTCGCCCACCTCTTTCGTCGGCTTGATATATGCCAGGACACCCGGACCAGTTAAGGGAGTTTTACTCCACTTCATGTAAAGGGAGCCCCCATTTTCAGTGCTATAAACAAGATAGATGCCCATCCCGAGAGGAGTTGTCGGTTCTGCGGGCTCAGGCGGCGGGCCAATGCAAGCCTCAGGTGGTGGAGGGGGACTCCCTGCTGCAGATCCAGTGAACATCTTCGGCTGGCTTTTTGCAGCGCGCTTCTTGATTTGTGCCTTTGCCCTCTTTTTGGTTGCAGCTTTGGTTCGCTGTGCTGCCGCGTCCCCCGTTACGCCTGTGGCACCAGAAGGAGGGGGGGCCTCCCCTTCCTCCGTATCTCCCTCCCGTTCTGCCTCTTGTTCgactccctcctcctccatctCCTCGAGGACCTCTCCTACAGCGGTTGGCTCTGTGACTAACTCGCCATCATCGATGCTCAGCCCGCCAGGGACGGGTCGACAACAGCAGCACACGCACGGGATGCAGTAGAAGCACCCTGGGCAAGGTGGGCCACACCTGCAGCATTgcgggcagcagctgcaTTTATCGCAGCAGTTGTAACAACCAGAACAGCAAGCGCAAATATCATTACAAAACGGCAGGCACCACACCGTTGTGCCTGTTGGGGCGCCCAGGGACTCACCGGAGCGGTCCTTACCAGCTTTTCCTCCCTGATCCATTGCTAAACATTGAAGTACGGAGACAAACAAAACAGAGGGAAGTTTTTAGGTGGGCCGATATTAATGTTAGGTGGTGACAAAATTACGAAATCGGGCACAGCCACGCACAGCCCCACGGGACTCACTGCACTAGCCAGTACATATCACGAAACCTACGGCACATGGAATCCTTGGCCTCCCAAAAAAAACACCTTACGGGAAAAACCTCAACCTATGcaaaaacacacacgcagccaAACCAGGATGAACCGCCAGTGAAGTAGCGATACAACAGCGATGGTATGAAATTTACAGACGGTTACTTTTCTTGTCCAGCCCAGAATCGTGTCGCGGTGTGCTGCACTGTGCGCCATCACTAACTAGTGGGTTCGCTTAAACCCTGTTGATTGATGTGCCTGCACGCCGCGCTGGCCCGTTTGTGAACCCTCAcagcgctggcgcgcgacgacCAGGCCTGAAACAGATGCGCTCATTCATGCTGCGATGCACCACTCTGGACGAATGTTGTCCCTTAAAGAGCACCGTAATCCGCACTTTCTGAATGGTAATATGTGGACGCGCTTTCCTTCTGCAGGTTGAGTTCAGACGTCTGCGGCCACGTACGTGGCTGGCACGCGTGCCATTGTCGCACAtcggagacgcgcaggagcaGTCCCAGCGGTCCCAGCCATTCTGTTCGTCTCCCACACAAAACGATTCAAAGTGAATGGCATAAACTTTCAGGAACAGAGGCGCACAACTAGAGTGCAATGGGACTAGTGAGCTGCCAACATAATGGCCGTAAGAGACGCGTGTAGGTGTCTATGCAAACAAAAACCATCAAGAAGGCCGTACTAATACGGCGGGTGGGATGCGGCTCCGTCCCGAGAACCGAGTGATTTTCCGTTCTGCGCTTGTTCAaaacgcgcgacagagaaaaCTGCAGCACCGCTAGGAAGACGTAGTCACGATGCGTGGGGGTGAGTAGGCGTCGAAAGAAATAATCGGCTACAATGCCGTGCTTTAACACATCTCCACCGGTCCCGAGGTGTGTCGTCCCGAGTTACTGGAGCGCTCACAATGGTCTCTTTGAGAGGCTCTTGCTCGCGAGGCTGGAGTGTTCCTATCTATTTGACACATTATGAAATAGCGTGCTGCCTATACCGCCCAGTGAGAATCAACTCCACCTCCCCCTTTGGGTCTAGTGAAGGGAAAATCGGAGTCTGTGTCATTCATGCAACACGAAGATATACAGTGGCTTCGCGTATTTCCTATCCCCGTCTCTCGCATACGCTTCACGACTTCTTTCGGGTTGGCCCAGATGTCGATCCGCTTTAATCGAGTAAGCTTAAACTCGTTTTGCGCTCGCACAAGCTGGTGGCAAGGAAGTCTACGTGGCTCAACACTGATGGACAGGCAAACGAGCGTGTCGGAGACCGCCTCTCGATAAAGAATGCAGCGCCGTCTAATCCCACCCGGACTCCTGTGTATAGAATCACTTTACGTGGATCCATTATGCTACCAGTCCTTTCATGGGTTGGGAAGTCGTCATCACAATACAGCTAAACCGATGGTCTTCCTGTACGCCTCTGTACTCGCTCTTGGCGCACGTTGTTTCTCAATGAAATGAAAACCACACACTGCATGAGGCCTTGCACAGGAGCGGTTTGACCCTCTTGGAGTCGGTGTTGGGTTCTCCTGGGCAGAGGTGATGCACCGGAGCAGATCGCCCGCACACGTTGGCGGCTTGCCTGAGTGCTGTCGACGCGAGGAAGCCCGAGGTGCTCTAGCCAGGGAGCCACGCACGTGGTAGGCAGCAGAATAAACTGTAGCAGTGTTCTGCTGCCCGTCAGTATGCGttcggcggagaaggcggcgcgctctgccATGGCGGATTCGGCTGTCAGGGACTGCAACCTACATTTTTTGCGAATCATTCACGGCACAGATATGGCGCTTCGCCTTTCTTCGTGGCAAGGAGCTATCAGACTCTTACCCCGGAGAAACACCTCTCCTATTTTCAGTCACGTTGCCTCCACATCCTTTTTCGTTCGCTTCGTGTCTGTACTGGTCCATCACTCAATGTTGTACTTCTTCCGGCTTGCAAGGCATCCGTCTATGGATACCCCGGACTGCTCTTCGTACGACAATGCCGAACGCCTCTCGGCAACTCCTTTCTCAGCATTGTGTTGTCATACCTGATAACGTAAACAGGCGCAACTCCAACGCAAGTCAATATAGCCGTGTCTTGGTGTCTCGTGTATCATCTGTTCTCATCCTTTCCATGGTTTACTCCGACACCCTAGTTTTAACCCAGTACCTCTCGCACAGCCTTGTCAGCATTTCGCGAACAGCGGGCGACTAGCTAGCAAGGGCACGCCCGCTTGATGGGTTGTGTTCCATCGAGGAGGCGTTCCACCTCTCAGGTAGTTTATCTCACTTACTTGCAggacagagaaaaaaacaatGGGAGATTCCCTCGCTGTTGACCTTATGCCCTGCGTCAGCGAAACGCGGTCCCGACACTTGCGAAGTTATGTGGGAACCTGGTCGGCCGCCAACGAACTTACAGCACTACCAAGAGGAGCCGTGCTCTGCTCTATGGTCGCGAGTGCCCGTGTAATGTGTTATCAGTTACTTAGAAAGCTGGCCAGGAGGGCCAGCCGGGGAACGAGAGCCAGCTCAACGACGCACCAAGTGCACGCAACAAGGCGGCTGCTTTCGTACGTCCTTAACAGCATTGTAGACAACGGTCAGAGCTTATTGGTCGCTGCGCGCATCGGCGCAGTGTGCGATTCACCCTCTCAGGAATAggctctgcctctccctgcAGTGTTCACAAAATATTCTACGCCTGTCCAGTGGAATGTAGCACACGGATTTTGTTGAGCGTCCCCTGGCGATGTGGTGCGACCTGGTCACCTACTTCATTCCCAGGCGGAGTCTCCGGAAGAGCCACAGCGAGCAGGGCTCAAACTAAGACGGCAAAAAACATACCTTACAGCTACACTGCCAGGTATGTTCTGCGCTGTAGCTCTCCGCCTGGTGACCTCGGGCTAAGGCAGACCTGTTACTAGCGTTTGAACCCAGTGTTTGGCAGCCCCCCTCACATATTTCAGTACGAAAATCAGCTAGATGCGTTGGTCTAACTGGACTTAGTACGCCGTGGTGAAAGCAATTTTTCATACGCATGCTCCCGTCCCAGTGGTGAAGTGGTAAGAAGGCTGACGGACGAATATGCTGTTAGGTGGATATTCTAGGCGAAATGACTACGTCAACAAGGCTCAGTTGATGGACCTGCGTGCGATCGACGGGGCTGTATCTTTTATCTTGTGTGGCAGAGCTGTATCGTGTGTGGGAGCGGCATAGTCGATCTGCCGTCGCCATCACCTAGCGGCTGCGGAACTGGCGGAGAGCCTCTCTCGAATATAAATGCGGAGAGAGGTCCAACCTGGCTGCCGCACACCTGATGGCATGAAATGTAGAACGAGAGAACGCCTCTAAGAGTTTTTGGGTGTTCAAGCGCAAGCGTTGGAGCTGAGGCTTCTCCATTTCGGAGTGTGCAAATGCAGCCGTCCCGCCGCATGTCCTCGTTGGTCTACGCTGGCATGCTTCTAGATAAACGCCCCCGCCTGGCGTCGTGAGTCGTCcggacgcagctgcgcgcatCCCGAGGGTCTACAGCGGAGGTCTCTGCCGATTCTTTTCGGTCAGATCTTTGTTTTTTACCCCAGATTTTTGTGCGACGCAGCTTCACGACGGCTTTACCATTCCTACTGCAAAAATGGTGCGCACTCCGTGGATCGGCGGCAACTGGAAGTGCAACGGCACTACTGGGTCCATTACAGATCTGTGTGCCCAGTTTGAGAAAGCCGAGTTCGATCCGACGCAGATTGGTGAGTAATATGACTCTACGGACTTGTGAAACTGCAAATTCCTAATAGAGAACCAAGAGAGCAGGCGTGCACCCTCGTAAGACATCTGCAGGGGGGCGGCCGGGGAGGAGCGGTCGCCACGTGCGTTTTTCCTACAGTTAGAGgcttcgcgcagcagctgaacTCTATGAAGTGTGCACCACCGCATAAAACCATGGGCTTTTTCAGTCCATCAGGGTAGCACActcgagaggcggcggggcaGCAGACAGTGGCGTGAAACGCTTCCGCTACGGCCTTTCCCGTTCCCTTATGTGCCCCACACCGCAGCACGAGGCACCGCCATCCCATTTCGTTTTTTAGACATGTGTTCCCTGTCTGCACCCAGATGTTGTGATTTTCCCGACGgctctccacgccgcgcTGGCCCGTGAAAAGCTTCCGGAGAAGTTCCACGTTGGTCTGCAGAACTGCTCGAAGACTCACAATGGAGCCTTCACTGGCGAAATCAGGTACGTTGTCAAACTGGCGAGTTGGCCGTCCCGCACTGACTTTGCCACTCTTCAATACAAGGGTGTCTGCTGCTGGCCCGTTCAGGAGTGAAGGAGACGGCTACGAACTCGTGAGGTCACGCAGCGAAGGGTAgcagcgtgtgtgtgtgtgtgtcggcGCGGACTCTGTCCGCGTCTCCCTTTCGATGAATTCCGGCTTGAAGCTGCAAATTACACGTGTCTGGTGCCTAATATGCGTCTCGATAAAAGGGACTGCTTTCGCAGCTTACTAGCGGCAATGGAGTACGCTTAGCAATGGCAATTGACGTGTTAACCCGCCCGTGCTAAGGACGGTAGGACATTGGTGTGCACCGTGTGCGGTGTATGCAGCGTTGAAATGATCAAGGACTTCGGTCTTCGTTGGGTCCTGACGGGCCACAGCGAGCGCAGACAGTATTATTGTGAGACCAACGAGGTTGTCGCGGACAAGGTGGACATTATTCTTCAGGACAAGGACCTCAAAGTCGTTGTAAGTTTTACCTATCAAGCGAGATGTCGCGCAGCGTGACAGCAGTGTACTGCGGCACCGTCCACGCATCCTGTACACACGCAGTTCTAGCAGCAAGTCGCGGAGATTGGGCTGCGTCGCTTTTTCAAGTCAGCGTTTGAGCATTCAGTGGATCAGGCTTTCGTGGCGCCCAGCTGCTTTCCAGCGGCAGAAGGTACTGACCAGCAGTCTGCCGTGAGCAACGAATGACCAAGGGTGCAGCACAAGCTGGTCAGTTTCTGACGGTGAGAATGCTTTTGCATTAGTGCACGACACAGCTGTGTGCGGAAACAATTCGAATGTGGGGTTTACAC from Besnoitia besnoiti strain Bb-Ger1 chromosome V, whole genome shotgun sequence encodes:
- a CDS encoding hypothetical protein (encoded by transcript BESB_060610), translated to MQYQNNFLNAASRTGAALPAFAAKQRAPIPPPPASPPASRHYTLSEVELATFRTQLCENHQKAHCAQPDACPHSHCLTWQRRNPYEIIYDPHLCPGIEFRRSNSKMSLIRHCTRGRSCTYAHSKEEELYHPLMYKTKICTVFPNCDRHYCPFAHSVDELRHPYSNPLIQSIWGGGDNSFSSGMQRWSASPLSPLSTRQFHDIGVHQHPPAASVYISPGPHVFGVASASSADATPRQFRSQEWPPRRQPVTPKEHPRKNPRMQDGGSSQSLLGQPSPRAKSYRQQRERRLRKKEDTTVEESGGAELHDLLDSEGLRQALILALAQQLIGPQVSQLSVDQILIVLDLAVKLAASLQSSDSHSELHEQATTAAISLIDSSPPNVTSGACGGQTLADDLFGDATSSSGSGASCRQALLDDVYPGATQALIAQLKKLALSDSYDENSGSSPAGGEILDNAEASRLSILQGGGVLWSTSTSPVVGDSSSRSSVHLSGHSPDHLRLDEPLSSGNGRSVTQSGAQPPATIVEDGLRSEQKASVSDHDIAERVRISLLGALADAGCQLPEQANSACPLPETLELESPRGTLRGSVGTGQGFSLPGAAGSVQKRSSDYGTRQGDDVFSPQTTTCSPTPFTGQVCSPQSRTAACTPAPPPSFSINTSIDNVKQVLQTMQQRTRADLQHNRDLADRQKNAACSVVGALHLETELPSPKIRDRVTRPDLAWR
- a CDS encoding hypothetical protein (encoded by transcript BESB_060620); the protein is MDQGGKAGKDRSGESLGAPTGTTVWCLPFCNDICACCSGCYNCCDKCSCCPQCCRCGPPCPGCFYCIPCVCCCCRPVPGGLSIDDGELVTEPTAVGEVLEEMEEEGVEQEAEREGDTEEGEAPPPSGATGVTGDAAAQRTKAATKKRAKAQIKKRAAKSQPKMFTGSAAGSPPPPPEACIGPPPEPAEPTTPLGMGIYLVYSTENGGSLYMKWSKTPLTGPGVLAYIKPTKEVGEFKFQKKDGVEPLCSGLEQSMQSSFVADRKAYYDGWATFVKQMDAWAGSLVVLPAATIQPPPTVKVVLLTQKKIRLLEADTPVEKKDMDLVAVVADNTTKFDVSTMEPSEFVAFANNFGASISFVPTKN